One genomic region from Halorussus rarus encodes:
- a CDS encoding universal stress protein, giving the protein MEILVPIDGSECSFRALDFAIEFARRFEATLHVVHFTDNETDATDDILERARERLAGTDLDCEPEVSTDVELSFRPADRIGADILELVEERGYDHVVMGHHGSGTIDRAILGSAAHTVVEEEAVPVTIVP; this is encoded by the coding sequence ATGGAAATTCTGGTTCCCATCGACGGCTCGGAGTGTAGCTTCCGCGCGCTCGACTTCGCCATCGAGTTCGCCCGCCGGTTCGAGGCGACGCTCCACGTCGTCCACTTCACCGACAACGAGACCGACGCCACCGACGATATCCTCGAACGCGCCCGCGAACGGCTCGCGGGGACCGACCTCGACTGCGAGCCGGAGGTGTCGACCGACGTGGAGCTGTCGTTCCGGCCCGCCGACCGGATCGGCGCCGACATCCTCGAACTCGTCGAGGAGCGGGGCTACGACCACGTCGTCATGGGACACCACGGCAGCGGCACTATCGACCGGGCCATCCTCGGGAGCGCCGCGCACACGGTCGTCGAAGAAGAGGCGGTGCCGGTGACTATCGTTCCGTAG
- a CDS encoding Sjogren's syndrome/scleroderma autoantigen 1 family protein: protein MSSDDSGFDKEAEREKLREKYEQDQKDRENTRRMSELLLQGATMTGKHCDRCGDPIFRYDGQEFCPTCQHEADAQAQAQQQNGEGVDQSGQPAESAGRSAEASGQSAEDAAQAQAGPDPDLSADDDAVPAEATGDSQPSEQAGDADDQPRVEIEGVRVGDRHVDRSDVRSPPSQSGDDRRGEPARGRRESVRDRPADDRRGRGSRRSARDRGAGTEAGRDHVHGHSAASPDAAASGGGDLATARESLVRKLSALARQAEQTDDVARARDLLAATREAAEALAALDRADR from the coding sequence ATGAGCAGCGACGACTCAGGCTTCGACAAGGAGGCCGAGCGCGAGAAACTCCGGGAGAAGTACGAGCAGGACCAGAAGGACCGGGAGAACACGCGCCGGATGAGCGAGCTCCTGCTCCAGGGCGCGACCATGACGGGCAAGCACTGCGACCGCTGTGGCGACCCCATCTTCCGCTACGACGGCCAGGAGTTCTGCCCGACCTGCCAGCACGAGGCCGACGCGCAGGCCCAGGCCCAACAGCAGAACGGCGAGGGCGTCGACCAGTCCGGCCAGCCCGCCGAGTCGGCCGGCCGGTCCGCCGAAGCGTCGGGCCAGTCCGCCGAGGACGCGGCGCAAGCCCAGGCCGGCCCCGACCCGGATTTGAGTGCCGACGACGATGCCGTACCCGCCGAAGCCACCGGCGACTCGCAACCGAGCGAGCAGGCCGGCGACGCCGACGACCAACCCCGCGTCGAGATCGAGGGCGTCCGGGTCGGCGACCGGCACGTCGACCGGTCGGACGTGCGCAGTCCGCCGTCGCAATCCGGCGACGACCGTCGCGGGGAACCGGCCCGCGGCCGCCGCGAGTCGGTCCGGGATCGACCGGCCGACGACCGTCGTGGGCGGGGCTCCCGGCGCTCCGCGCGCGACCGCGGCGCCGGAACCGAGGCCGGCCGCGACCACGTCCACGGCCACTCGGCGGCCTCGCCCGACGCGGCCGCGTCCGGCGGCGGCGACCTCGCGACCGCTCGCGAGTCGCTGGTCCGGAAGCTCTCGGCTCTCGCGCGCCAGGCCGAGCAGACCGACGACGTCGCCCGCGCCCGCGACCTGCTCGCGGCCACCCGCGAGGCCGCCGAGGCGCTCGCCGCGCTCGACCGGGCGGACCGCTGA
- the mdh gene encoding malate dehydrogenase has product MTKISVVGAAGTVGAAAAYNIALRDIADELVLVDIPDKEEDTVGQAADVNHGAAYDANTVVRQGGYEATEGSDVVVITAGIPRQPGQTRIDLAGDNAPIMEDIGSSVAEYNDDFVTVTTSNPVDLLNRHLYETGERSREKVVGFGGRLDSARFRYVLSQRFDEPVRNVEATILGEHGDAQVPVFSKVRANGKDPEFSDAEKEEILEELQQSAMNVIEKKGATEWGPATGVGHMVEAIVRNTGEVIPGSLKLEGEYGHDDVALGVPLKLGANGVEEVVEWDLTEFEREQLGEAADKLSEQYDEIA; this is encoded by the coding sequence ATGACGAAAATCAGCGTGGTCGGCGCGGCCGGAACCGTCGGGGCCGCGGCGGCGTACAACATCGCGCTCCGGGACATCGCGGACGAACTGGTGCTCGTGGACATCCCGGACAAGGAGGAGGACACCGTCGGCCAGGCGGCCGACGTGAACCACGGCGCGGCGTACGACGCCAACACGGTCGTCCGGCAGGGCGGCTACGAGGCCACCGAGGGCTCGGACGTGGTCGTCATCACCGCCGGCATCCCGCGCCAGCCCGGCCAGACCCGCATCGACCTCGCGGGCGACAACGCGCCCATCATGGAGGACATCGGCTCCTCCGTCGCGGAGTACAACGACGACTTCGTGACCGTCACGACCTCGAACCCGGTCGACCTGCTCAACCGCCACCTCTACGAGACCGGCGAGCGGTCGCGCGAGAAGGTCGTCGGCTTCGGCGGCCGGCTCGACTCCGCGCGGTTCCGCTACGTCCTCAGCCAGCGCTTCGACGAGCCCGTGCGGAACGTCGAGGCGACCATCCTGGGCGAGCACGGCGACGCCCAGGTCCCGGTGTTCTCGAAGGTCCGCGCCAACGGCAAGGACCCCGAGTTCAGCGACGCCGAGAAGGAGGAGATCCTCGAGGAGCTCCAGCAGAGCGCGATGAACGTCATCGAGAAGAAGGGCGCGACCGAGTGGGGTCCCGCCACCGGCGTCGGCCACATGGTCGAGGCCATCGTTCGGAACACCGGCGAGGTCATCCCGGGCTCCCTCAAGCTCGAGGGCGAGTACGGCCACGACGACGTGGCGCTGGGCGTCCCGCTGAAGCTCGGCGCGAACGGCGTCGAGGAGGTCGTCGAGTGGGACCTGACCGAGTTCGAGCGCGAGCAGCTCGGCGAGGCCGCCGACAAGCTCTCCGAGCAGTACGACGAGATCGCGTAA
- a CDS encoding ATP-dependent DNA helicase → MTVAIDDIPDLPDGVADHFREQGIEELYPPQGEAVEAGVADGESVVASVPTASGKTLIAELAMLTSVARGGKALYIVPLRALASEKKAEFEEFEQYGIEVGVSTGNYDSDGDWLAQKDIIVATSEKVDSLVRNGAQWVDDLTCVVADEVHLVDSKNRGPTLEVTLAKLRKLNENLQTVALSATVGNAGEIAEWLDATLVDSTWRPIDLQKGVLYGQALHLDDGSKKQISRGNEKATAALVEDTLSDEGSSLVFVNSRRNAEAAARRLGDVTRDYLAPEERQELADVAAEIRDASDTQTSDDLADAVEKGAAFHHAGLSSRSRELVEDAFRDRLVKVISATPTLAAGVNTPSRRVIVRDWRRYDGDVGGMQPLDVLEVHQMFGRAGRPGLDPYGEAVLIANSHDELDELFDRYVWADPEPVRSKLAAEPALRTHILATVASGFADSEDELVSFLERTLYATQTDETGRLETVTQNVLEYLERNEFLEREDGGLRATGLGHRVSQLYVDPMSAAEIIDGIRSADDRPTAFGLFHLVARTPDMYELYLRSGDREEYTELAYERESEFLGSMPSEFEDHAFEDWLSALKTARLLEDWASELDEDQITDRYGVGPGDIRGKVETAEWLLNAAERLAGELGLDSGPAIREAKKRVEYGVEEELLDLAGVRNVGRKRARRLYEAGIESRADLRDADKSVVLGALRGRRKTAESILENVGRKDPELTGVEADGDASAEAASASGDADDSDGQQSLGDFE, encoded by the coding sequence GTGACCGTCGCCATCGACGACATCCCCGACCTGCCCGACGGCGTGGCCGACCACTTCCGCGAGCAGGGCATCGAGGAGCTCTACCCGCCCCAGGGCGAGGCGGTCGAGGCCGGCGTCGCCGACGGCGAGAGCGTGGTCGCCAGCGTCCCGACCGCCAGCGGCAAGACCCTCATCGCCGAACTGGCGATGCTGACCAGCGTCGCCCGCGGCGGGAAGGCCCTCTACATCGTCCCGCTCCGCGCGCTCGCCAGCGAGAAGAAGGCGGAGTTCGAGGAGTTCGAGCAGTACGGAATCGAGGTGGGAGTCTCGACCGGCAACTACGACAGCGACGGCGACTGGCTGGCCCAGAAGGACATCATCGTCGCGACCAGCGAGAAGGTCGACTCGCTCGTCCGGAACGGCGCCCAGTGGGTCGACGACCTGACCTGCGTGGTCGCCGACGAGGTCCACCTGGTCGACTCGAAGAACCGCGGGCCCACGCTGGAGGTCACCCTCGCGAAGCTCCGGAAGCTCAACGAGAACCTCCAGACGGTCGCGCTCTCGGCCACGGTCGGCAACGCCGGGGAGATCGCCGAGTGGCTCGACGCCACCCTCGTCGACTCGACGTGGCGACCCATCGACCTCCAGAAGGGCGTCCTCTACGGGCAGGCGCTCCACCTCGACGACGGGTCGAAGAAGCAGATATCCAGAGGCAACGAGAAGGCCACCGCCGCGCTGGTCGAGGACACCCTCTCCGACGAGGGCTCCTCGCTGGTGTTCGTCAACTCCCGGCGCAACGCCGAGGCCGCGGCCCGGCGGCTCGGCGACGTGACCCGCGACTACCTCGCGCCCGAGGAGCGCCAGGAGCTCGCCGACGTCGCCGCCGAGATCCGGGACGCCAGCGACACCCAGACAAGTGACGACCTGGCCGACGCCGTCGAGAAGGGCGCGGCGTTCCACCACGCCGGGCTCTCCTCGCGGAGCCGCGAGCTGGTCGAGGACGCCTTCCGCGACCGGCTCGTGAAGGTCATCTCGGCGACGCCGACCCTGGCGGCGGGGGTCAACACGCCCTCCCGCCGGGTCATCGTCCGGGACTGGCGGCGCTACGACGGCGACGTCGGCGGGATGCAGCCCCTGGACGTGCTGGAGGTCCACCAGATGTTCGGGCGGGCCGGCCGGCCCGGGCTCGACCCCTACGGCGAGGCGGTGCTCATCGCGAACAGCCACGACGAGCTCGACGAGCTGTTCGACCGCTACGTCTGGGCCGACCCCGAGCCGGTCAGGTCGAAGCTCGCGGCCGAGCCCGCGCTCCGGACCCACATCCTCGCGACCGTCGCCTCCGGATTCGCCGACTCCGAGGACGAACTGGTCTCGTTCCTCGAGCGCACGCTCTACGCGACCCAGACCGACGAGACCGGCCGGCTCGAAACGGTGACCCAGAACGTGCTGGAGTACCTCGAGCGCAACGAGTTCCTCGAACGCGAGGACGGTGGATTGCGCGCAACGGGGCTCGGCCACCGCGTCTCGCAGCTGTACGTCGACCCGATGAGCGCCGCGGAGATCATCGACGGCATCCGATCGGCCGACGACCGGCCCACCGCGTTCGGCCTCTTCCACCTGGTCGCGCGCACCCCCGACATGTACGAGCTCTACCTCCGGTCGGGCGACCGCGAGGAGTACACCGAGCTCGCCTACGAGCGCGAGTCGGAGTTCCTCGGGTCGATGCCCTCGGAGTTCGAGGACCACGCGTTCGAGGACTGGCTGTCGGCGCTCAAGACCGCCCGGCTGCTCGAGGACTGGGCCTCGGAGCTCGACGAGGACCAGATCACCGACCGGTACGGCGTCGGGCCGGGCGACATCCGCGGCAAGGTCGAGACCGCCGAGTGGCTGCTCAACGCGGCCGAGCGGCTCGCGGGCGAGCTCGGGCTGGACTCCGGACCGGCGATTCGAGAGGCCAAGAAGCGCGTCGAGTACGGCGTCGAGGAGGAGCTGCTCGACCTCGCCGGCGTCAGGAACGTCGGCCGCAAGCGCGCCCGCCGGCTCTACGAGGCGGGCATCGAGTCCCGGGCCGACCTCCGGGACGCCGACAAGTCGGTCGTGCTCGGCGCGCTCCGGGGGCGCCGGAAGACCGCCGAGTCCATCCTCGAGAACGTCGGCCGGAAGGACCCCGAGCTGACCGGCGTGGAGGCCGACGGCGATGCGAGCGCCGAAGCTGCGAGTGCCTCTGGAGACGCGGACGACAGCGACGGCCAGCAGAGCCTCGGTGACTTCGAATGA
- the cgi121 gene encoding KEOPS complex subunit Cgi121, with amino-acid sequence MRVVGGRAAVPDLDDFLADLGAVGDEFDCAVQAFDADYVLGRDHLRAAVERADRAFERGENVARERPVEILLYAAGRRQINRALRMGVAEGESDVVVVVHSPAGDAAAERAAAEKVCDLLGGGASSSGPADAEADPDQLAADRIDREAVATFFDVSEAELAATDATLADLVRERVALLDVEK; translated from the coding sequence ATGAGAGTCGTCGGCGGTCGCGCCGCCGTCCCGGACCTCGACGACTTCCTCGCGGACCTCGGCGCCGTCGGCGACGAGTTCGACTGCGCGGTCCAGGCGTTCGACGCCGACTACGTCCTCGGCCGCGACCACCTCCGGGCGGCGGTCGAACGCGCCGACCGGGCGTTCGAACGGGGCGAGAACGTCGCCCGCGAGCGGCCGGTCGAGATACTGCTGTACGCCGCGGGGCGGCGCCAGATCAACCGAGCGCTCCGGATGGGCGTCGCCGAAGGCGAGTCGGACGTGGTCGTCGTCGTCCACTCGCCCGCGGGCGACGCGGCGGCCGAGCGGGCGGCCGCAGAGAAGGTCTGCGACCTGCTCGGGGGAGGGGCTTCCTCGTCAGGGCCGGCGGACGCGGAGGCGGACCCGGACCAGCTCGCCGCCGACCGCATCGACCGCGAGGCTGTCGCGACGTTCTTCGACGTGAGCGAGGCCGAGCTCGCGGCGACGGACGCGACGCTCGCCGACCTCGTGCGCGAGCGGGTGGCCCTGCTCGACGTGGAGAAGTAG
- a CDS encoding DUF5789 family protein yields the protein MSGDPDPEREQRHARERQRERTERVEDMLGEAGEMLGEHKYPATSEELATEYGDQPLDLQNETESLGSVFDRLVDERFDSADEAREAVYDEISGEAGGPEEYNDQRDLAELDAEAADEESNVNSN from the coding sequence ATGAGCGGTGACCCAGACCCCGAGCGCGAGCAGCGACACGCCCGCGAGCGCCAGCGCGAGCGGACCGAGCGCGTCGAGGACATGCTCGGCGAGGCCGGCGAGATGCTCGGCGAACACAAGTACCCCGCGACGAGCGAGGAACTGGCGACCGAGTACGGCGACCAGCCCCTGGACCTCCAGAACGAGACCGAGAGCCTCGGCAGCGTCTTCGACCGGCTGGTCGACGAGCGATTCGATTCGGCCGACGAGGCCCGCGAGGCGGTGTACGACGAGATCAGCGGCGAGGCCGGCGGCCCCGAGGAGTACAACGACCAGCGCGACCTGGCCGAGCTCGACGCGGAAGCGGCCGACGAGGAGTCGAACGTGAACTCGAACTGA
- a CDS encoding GlcG/HbpS family heme-binding protein: MVETVSLETAKEVIDACEQQAEEIDNPMVITVANSEGNLIAQHRMDDAWLASVDISKNKAFTAASLDMPTHELAEPSEPGNSLYGLQNTNEGRMVIFGGGYPLERGGDIVGALGVSGGQVEQDMEVAEAGVDAFENMTE, from the coding sequence ATGGTAGAAACTGTTAGTCTCGAGACCGCGAAGGAAGTCATCGACGCGTGCGAACAGCAAGCCGAGGAGATCGACAACCCGATGGTGATCACGGTCGCCAACTCGGAGGGCAACCTGATCGCCCAGCACCGGATGGACGACGCCTGGCTCGCGTCCGTCGACATCTCCAAGAACAAGGCGTTCACGGCCGCCTCGCTGGACATGCCGACCCACGAACTGGCCGAGCCCTCCGAACCCGGCAACTCCCTGTACGGACTCCAGAACACCAACGAGGGCCGGATGGTGATCTTCGGCGGCGGCTACCCGCTCGAACGGGGCGGCGACATCGTCGGCGCGCTCGGCGTCAGCGGCGGCCAGGTCGAGCAGGACATGGAGGTCGCGGAGGCCGGCGTCGACGCGTTCGAGAACATGACCGAATAG
- a CDS encoding glutathione-independent formaldehyde dehydrogenase, with product MKGVVFQGEHDVAVEEVDEPEIEHPNDIVVDITTTAICGSDLHMYEGRTDAEPGLVFGHENLGIVEQVGEGVSTLSEGDRVVMPFNVACGFCENCEEGYTGFCTNVNPGFAGGAYGYVAMGPYQGGQAEKLRVPYADFNALKLPPGDEHEDAFAMLADIFPTGWHGTELANLQPGDSVAIFGAGPVGLMAAYSADIKGASEIYVVDRVPSRLELAKEHCDAKPINFEEADPVEQIKDAHGGGVDKGVDAVGYQAVDDDKQGDDAYDPARENPALVLNQLIQTVRPTGQIGVVGLYVPSDPGAPDEMAAQGRLGIDFGKLFEKGQRFGTGQCNVKDYNRELRDLIIEGRADPSWVVSHRVGLDEAPEMYERFDEREEGVTKVLLEP from the coding sequence ATGAAAGGCGTCGTGTTCCAGGGGGAACACGATGTCGCGGTCGAAGAGGTCGACGAACCGGAGATCGAACACCCGAACGACATCGTGGTCGACATCACCACCACCGCCATCTGCGGGTCCGACCTCCACATGTACGAGGGGCGGACCGACGCGGAGCCGGGGCTGGTGTTCGGCCACGAGAACCTGGGCATCGTCGAGCAGGTCGGCGAGGGCGTGAGCACGCTCAGCGAGGGCGACCGCGTCGTCATGCCGTTCAACGTCGCCTGCGGGTTCTGCGAGAACTGCGAGGAGGGGTACACCGGCTTCTGTACCAACGTCAACCCCGGCTTCGCCGGCGGCGCGTACGGCTACGTCGCGATGGGGCCGTACCAGGGCGGTCAGGCCGAGAAACTCCGGGTCCCGTACGCCGACTTCAACGCGCTCAAGCTGCCGCCGGGCGACGAGCACGAGGACGCGTTCGCGATGCTGGCGGACATCTTCCCGACCGGCTGGCACGGGACCGAGCTCGCGAACCTCCAGCCCGGCGACTCGGTCGCCATCTTCGGCGCCGGCCCGGTCGGGCTGATGGCGGCCTACAGCGCCGACATCAAGGGCGCCTCGGAGATTTACGTGGTCGACCGCGTCCCGAGCCGGCTCGAGCTGGCCAAGGAGCACTGCGACGCCAAGCCCATCAACTTCGAGGAGGCCGACCCGGTCGAGCAGATCAAGGACGCCCACGGCGGCGGCGTCGACAAGGGGGTCGACGCGGTGGGGTACCAGGCGGTCGACGACGACAAGCAGGGCGACGACGCCTACGACCCCGCCCGCGAGAACCCGGCGCTGGTGCTCAACCAGCTCATCCAGACCGTCCGCCCGACCGGCCAGATCGGGGTCGTCGGGCTGTACGTGCCCTCGGACCCGGGCGCGCCCGACGAGATGGCTGCCCAGGGCCGGCTCGGCATCGACTTCGGGAAGCTGTTCGAGAAGGGCCAGCGGTTCGGCACCGGCCAGTGCAACGTGAAGGACTACAACCGCGAGCTCCGCGACCTCATCATCGAGGGCCGGGCCGACCCGTCGTGGGTCGTCTCCCACCGGGTCGGGCTCGACGAGGCGCCCGAGATGTACGAGCGGTTTGACGAGCGCGAGGAGGGCGTGACGAAGGTCCTGCTGGAGCCGTAG
- a CDS encoding YHS domain-containing protein: protein MVEHCPVCDSRINDTVPTAGAEYDGEEYHFESAKCKEFFEASPDEYT from the coding sequence ATGGTAGAGCACTGTCCCGTATGCGACTCGCGGATCAACGACACCGTCCCGACGGCCGGCGCCGAGTACGACGGGGAGGAGTACCACTTCGAGTCCGCGAAGTGCAAGGAGTTCTTCGAGGCGAGTCCGGACGAGTACACGTAA
- a CDS encoding IMP cyclohydrolase: MYIGRFLVVGPRVAAYRVSSRSFPNRQVVERDDALTVAPTDDAPETDNPYISYNCVRTAGDAAVVGNGSHVDPITEKLGLGYPARDALAESLLALDYEKDDYDTPRIAGVVDEDAAFVGTVRRDALLVRAVDEPTLVATYERDAPGPFDFAAETAAEAASEAYDLDFEHAVCAAGVARTDGGFEFAVENGD; the protein is encoded by the coding sequence GTGTACATCGGACGATTCCTGGTCGTCGGCCCGCGAGTCGCGGCCTACCGCGTCTCGTCGCGGTCGTTTCCGAATCGGCAGGTCGTCGAGCGCGACGACGCGCTGACCGTCGCGCCGACCGACGACGCGCCCGAGACCGACAACCCCTACATCTCGTACAACTGCGTCAGGACCGCCGGCGACGCCGCGGTCGTCGGCAACGGCTCGCACGTCGACCCCATCACCGAGAAGCTCGGTCTGGGCTACCCGGCTCGCGACGCGCTCGCCGAGAGCCTGCTCGCGCTCGACTACGAGAAGGACGACTACGACACGCCGCGTATCGCCGGCGTCGTAGACGAGGACGCGGCGTTCGTCGGCACCGTCCGGCGGGACGCGCTGCTGGTCCGGGCGGTCGACGAGCCGACGCTGGTCGCGACCTACGAGCGAGACGCGCCCGGGCCGTTCGACTTCGCGGCCGAGACCGCCGCCGAGGCCGCCAGCGAGGCCTACGACCTCGACTTCGAGCACGCGGTCTGCGCCGCGGGGGTCGCCCGCACCGACGGCGGGTTCGAGTTCGCCGTCGAGAACGGCGACTGA
- a CDS encoding metallophosphoesterase family protein: MRIGVLSDVHSNSVAFEAVLADMPDVDGLVCAGDVVGYNPWPAECLETIRERGIPTVMGNHDRAVASGTAFRFNQMAKAGVELARERLSDDQLDWLADLPDERREFDDRVKVVHGHPDDPDHYTMPEEFSADLLGDEDVLVMGHTHVQHAEEYAGGVVLNPGSVGQPRDGDPRAAYAVLDLDDLSVDQRRVEYDVDAVRSEVEAVGLPSRIGTRLERGQ; this comes from the coding sequence ATGCGAATCGGCGTGCTCTCCGACGTCCACTCGAACAGCGTCGCGTTCGAGGCCGTCCTCGCGGACATGCCCGACGTGGACGGCCTCGTCTGCGCCGGCGACGTGGTGGGGTACAATCCGTGGCCCGCGGAGTGCCTGGAAACGATCCGCGAGCGCGGCATCCCGACCGTGATGGGCAACCACGACCGCGCGGTCGCCTCCGGCACCGCGTTCCGGTTCAACCAGATGGCGAAGGCCGGCGTCGAACTCGCCCGCGAGCGCCTCTCGGACGACCAGCTCGACTGGCTGGCCGACCTCCCCGACGAGCGCCGCGAGTTCGACGACCGGGTGAAGGTCGTCCACGGCCACCCCGACGACCCCGACCACTACACCATGCCCGAGGAGTTCTCTGCCGACCTGCTGGGCGACGAGGACGTGCTGGTGATGGGCCACACTCACGTCCAGCACGCCGAGGAGTACGCCGGGGGCGTCGTGCTCAACCCCGGCAGCGTGGGCCAGCCCCGCGACGGCGACCCCCGGGCGGCCTACGCGGTGCTGGACCTCGACGACCTCTCGGTCGACCAGCGTCGGGTCGAGTACGACGTCGACGCCGTCCGATCGGAAGTCGAGGCGGTCGGCCTGCCGAGCAGGATCGGGACGCGACTCGAACGCGGGCAGTGA
- a CDS encoding ferredoxin produces the protein MRIEFDRDTCTGMFQCTAEWDAFEENRDDGKADLRGAEEDEKDVFVREVPDDAEFDAKMAARVCPVDAIAVYDDDGEQLIP, from the coding sequence ATGCGAATCGAGTTCGACCGTGACACCTGCACCGGGATGTTCCAGTGCACCGCCGAGTGGGACGCCTTCGAGGAGAACCGCGACGACGGCAAGGCCGACCTCCGTGGCGCCGAAGAGGACGAGAAGGACGTGTTCGTTCGCGAGGTCCCCGACGACGCCGAGTTCGACGCGAAGATGGCCGCCCGGGTCTGTCCGGTCGACGCAATCGCGGTGTACGACGACGACGGCGAACAGCTGATTCCCTGA
- a CDS encoding DUF7089 family protein, whose product MFEERSLSGEVAAVREAHAPDALVLDAGSDFETLAPERAEDLGLLVDALDPATYPAEWLPEDAPELLRRYASSDFTVGMPGDGSVAWTRQTEPPVAFVKARVQGSPDDFVDFLVAEALVEIGTDLPEHFLGFFEDRYVDLDAALPFDGGSVYQIAAALYDAYRGLHTREAFAGWDDERPRLFAAWQDAGERIEPRLEGLPASMARDETDFADAAEFACAAVKHGLELPAPFAALDTEAYRDHGPAYAVKWAEKTFD is encoded by the coding sequence ATGTTCGAGGAACGGTCGCTCTCCGGGGAGGTGGCCGCGGTCCGCGAGGCCCACGCCCCCGACGCGCTGGTCCTGGACGCCGGCTCGGACTTCGAGACGCTGGCGCCCGAGCGCGCCGAGGACCTGGGCCTGCTGGTCGACGCGCTCGACCCGGCGACGTACCCCGCGGAGTGGCTCCCCGAGGACGCCCCCGAGCTCCTCCGGCGGTACGCCTCGTCCGACTTCACGGTCGGGATGCCCGGCGACGGCAGCGTGGCGTGGACCCGCCAGACCGAGCCGCCGGTCGCGTTCGTGAAGGCAAGAGTTCAGGGGTCGCCCGACGACTTCGTCGACTTCCTTGTCGCGGAGGCGCTCGTGGAGATCGGCACCGACCTCCCCGAGCACTTCCTCGGGTTCTTCGAGGACCGGTACGTCGACCTCGACGCCGCGCTCCCGTTCGACGGCGGGAGCGTCTACCAGATCGCGGCCGCGCTGTACGACGCCTACCGCGGCCTCCACACCCGCGAGGCGTTCGCCGGCTGGGACGACGAGCGTCCCCGACTGTTCGCGGCCTGGCAGGACGCCGGCGAGCGCATCGAACCCCGACTGGAGGGCCTGCCCGCCTCCATGGCCCGCGACGAGACCGACTTCGCGGACGCCGCGGAGTTCGCCTGCGCCGCGGTCAAGCACGGCCTCGAACTCCCCGCGCCGTTCGCCGCGCTCGACACCGAGGCGTACCGCGACCATGGCCCGGCGTACGCGGTCAAGTGGGCCGAGAAGACCTTCGACTGA